A window of the Diceros bicornis minor isolate mBicDic1 chromosome 12, mDicBic1.mat.cur, whole genome shotgun sequence genome harbors these coding sequences:
- the LOXL3 gene encoding lysyl oxidase homolog 3 isoform X3, which produces MGAIHLSEVQCSGQEPSLWKCPHKNITAEDCSHSRDAGVRCNLPYTGVETKIRLSGGRSQHEGRVEVQIGGPGPLRWGLICGDDWGTLEAMVACRQLGLGYANHGLQETWYWDSGNVTEVVMSGVRCTGTELSLDQCAHHSTHIACKRTGTHFTAGVICSETASDLLLHSALVQETAYIEDRPLHMLYCAAEENCLARSARSANWPYGHRRLLRFSSQIHNLGRADFRPKAGRHSWVWHECHGHYHSMDIFTHYDILTPNGTKVAEGHKASFCLEDTECQEDVSKRYECANFGEQGITVGCWDLYRHDIDCQWIDITDVKPGNYILQVVINPNFEVAESDFTNNAMKCNCKYDGHRIWVHNCHIGDALSEEANRKFERYPGQTSNQII; this is translated from the exons ATGGGTGCCATCCACTTGAGTGAAGTTCAATGCTCTGGACAGGAACCTTCCCTCTGGAAGTGCCCCCACAAGAACATCACTGCTGAGGACTGTTCCCATAGCCGGGATGCTGGAGTCCGATGCAACCTGCCCTACACTGGGGTAGAGACCAAG ATCCGACTCAGTGGGGGCCGCAGCCAACATGAGGGGCGAGTCGAGGTGCAAATAGGAGGACCTGGGCCCCTTCGCTGGGGCCTCATCTGTGGGGATGACTGGGGGACGCTGGAGGCCATGGTGGCCTGTAGGCAACTCGGACTGGGCTATGCCAACCATGGTCTGCAG GAGACCTGGTACTGGGACTCAGGGAATGTAACAGAAGTGGTGATGAGTGGAGTGCGCTGCACAGGGACTGAGCTGTCCCTAGACCAGTGTGCTCATCACAGCACCCACATTGCCTGCAAGAGGACAGGAACCCACTTCACTGCTGGAGTCATCTGTTCTGAGA CTGCATCAGATCTGCTGCTGCACTCAGCACTTGTGCAGGAGACCGCCTACATTGAGGACCGGCCCCTGCACATGTTGTACTGTGCTGCAGAAGAGAACTGCCTAGCCCGCTCGGCCCGCTCAGCCAATTGGCCTTATGGTCACCGGCGTCTGCTCCGATTCTCCTCCCAGATCCACAACCTGGGACGAGCTGACTTCAGGCCCAAAGCTGGGCGCCACTCCTGGGTGTGGCATGAGTGTCATGG GCATTACCACAGTATGGACATCTTCACTCACTACGATATCCTGACCCCCAATGGCACCAAGGTGGCTGAGGGCCACAAAGCTAGTTTCTGTCTAGAAGACACAGAGTGTCAGGAGG ATGTCTCCAAGAGGTACGAGTGTGCCAACTTTGGAGAACAGGGCATCACCGTGGGTTGCTGGGATCTCTACCGGCATGACATCGACTGTCAATGGATTGACATCACAGACGTGAAGCCAGGAAACTACATTCTCCAG GTGGTCATCAACCCCAATTTTGAAGTAGCAGAGAGTGACTTCACCAACAATGCAATGAAATGTAACTGCAAATATGATGGACATCGCATCTGGGTGCACAACTGCCACATTG GTGATGCCTTGAGTGAAGAGGCCAACAGGAAGTTTGAGCGCTACCCTGGCCAGACCAGCAACCAGATCATCTAA
- the HTRA2 gene encoding serine protease HTRA2, mitochondrial isoform X3, whose amino-acid sequence MAALRAGQGAGWSLRGWRALGGVRWGKGPPLTPDLRALLTSGTPDPRARVTYGTPSLRARLSVGVPEQRTCLTSGTSDSRAQLTAGTPDPRTREDSGTPGTRLRVWLAVALGAGGAVLLLLWRGGRGPPAVLASVLGSPPTSPRSQYNFIADVVEKTAPAVVYIEILGRHPFSGREVPISNGSGFVVAADGLIVTNAHVVADRRRVRVRLPSGDTYEAVVTAVDPVADIATLRIQTKEPLPTLPLGRSADVRQGEFVVAMGSPFALQNTITSGIVSSAQRPARDLGLPQTNVEYIQTDAAIDDGEVIGVNTMKVTAGISFAIPSDRLREFLHRGEKKNSHLGISGSQRRYIGVMMLTLTPSILAELQLREPSFPDVQHGVLIHKVILDSPAHRAGLRPGDVILAIGEQLVQNAEDIYEAVRTQSQLAVRIRRGPETLTLYVTPEITE is encoded by the exons ATGGCTGCACTGAGGGCGGGGCAGGGTGCAGGCTGGAGCCTACGGGGATGGCGGGCTTTGGGGGGGGTTCGCTGGGGGAAGGGACCCCCGTTGACCCCTGACCTCCGGGCCCTGCTGACGTCAGGTACTCCTGACCCTCGGGCCCGAGTGACTTATGGGACCCCCAGTCTCCGGGCCCGGTTGTCTGTGGGGGTCCCTGAACAACGGACATGTCTGACATCGGGGACTTCAGATTCCCGAGCACAGCTGACTGCGGGAACCCCAGACCCCCGGACGCGGGAGGACTCAGGGACCCCTGGAACCCGTCTGCGCGTGTGGCTGGCGGTGGCGCTGGGCGCCGGGGGGGCAGTGCTCTTGTTGTTGTGGCGCGGGGGTCGGGGTCCTCCGGCCGTCCTCGCCTCGGTCCTCGGCTCGCCGCCCACCTCTCCCCGGAGCCAGTACAACTTCATCGCAGACGTGGTGGAGAAGACGGCACCTGCCGTGGTTTATATCGAGATCTTGGGCCG GCACCCTTTCTCTGGCCGCGAAGTCCCTATCTCGAATGGCTCCGGATTCGTGGTGGCTGCCGACGGGCTCATCGTTACCAACGCCCATGTGGTGGCTGATCGGCGCCGAGTCCGTGTGAGGCTGCCTAGCGGCGACACGTATGAGGCAGTGGTCACAGCTGTGGATCCCGTCGCAGACATTGCCACGCTGAGGATTCAGACTAAG GAGCCTCTCCCCACACTGCCCCTGGGACGCTCAGCTGATGTCCGGCAAGGGGAGTTTGTTGTTGCCATGGGAAGTCCCTTTGCACTGCAGAACACAATCACATCTGGCATCGTCAGCTCTGCTCAGCGTCCAGCCAGAGACCTGGGCCTCCCCCAAACCAATGTGGAATACATCCAGACTGATGCTGCCATTGAT GATGGGGAAGTGATTGGGGTGAATACCATGAAGGTCACAGCTGGGATCTCCTTTGCCATCCCTTCTGATCGCCTGCGAGAGTTTCTGCATCGTGGAGAAAAGAAGA ATTCTCATCTTGGAATCAGTGGGTCCCAGCGCCGCTACATTGGGGTGATGATGCTGACCCTGACTCCCAG CATCCTTGCTGAGCTACAGCTTCGAGAACCAAGCTTTCCTGATGTTCAGCATGGTGTGCTCATCCATAAAGTCATCCTGGACTCCCCTGCACACCG GGCTGGTCTACGGCCAGGTGATGTGATCTTGGCTATTGGGGAGCAGCTGGTACAAAATGCTGAAGATATTTATGAAGCTGTTCGAACCCAATCCCAGCTGGCAGTGCGGATCCGGCGGGGACCGGAAACACTGACCTTATATGTGACCCCTGAAATCACAGAATGA
- the HTRA2 gene encoding serine protease HTRA2, mitochondrial isoform X1, which yields MAALRAGQGAGWSLRGWRALGGVRWGKGPPLTPDLRALLTSGTPDPRARVTYGTPSLRARLSVGVPEQRTCLTSGTSDSRAQLTAGTPDPRTREDSGTPGTRLRVWLAVALGAGGAVLLLLWRGGRGPPAVLASVLGSPPTSPRSQYNFIADVVEKTAPAVVYIEILGRHPFSGREVPISNGSGFVVAADGLIVTNAHVVADRRRVRVRLPSGDTYEAVVTAVDPVADIATLRIQTKEPLPTLPLGRSADVRQGEFVVAMGSPFALQNTITSGIVSSAQRPARDLGLPQTNVEYIQTDAAIDFGNSGGPLVNLVSGISFFPRIPAPGQCGMDGEVIGVNTMKVTAGISFAIPSDRLREFLHRGEKKNSHLGISGSQRRYIGVMMLTLTPSILAELQLREPSFPDVQHGVLIHKVILDSPAHRAGLRPGDVILAIGEQLVQNAEDIYEAVRTQSQLAVRIRRGPETLTLYVTPEITE from the exons ATGGCTGCACTGAGGGCGGGGCAGGGTGCAGGCTGGAGCCTACGGGGATGGCGGGCTTTGGGGGGGGTTCGCTGGGGGAAGGGACCCCCGTTGACCCCTGACCTCCGGGCCCTGCTGACGTCAGGTACTCCTGACCCTCGGGCCCGAGTGACTTATGGGACCCCCAGTCTCCGGGCCCGGTTGTCTGTGGGGGTCCCTGAACAACGGACATGTCTGACATCGGGGACTTCAGATTCCCGAGCACAGCTGACTGCGGGAACCCCAGACCCCCGGACGCGGGAGGACTCAGGGACCCCTGGAACCCGTCTGCGCGTGTGGCTGGCGGTGGCGCTGGGCGCCGGGGGGGCAGTGCTCTTGTTGTTGTGGCGCGGGGGTCGGGGTCCTCCGGCCGTCCTCGCCTCGGTCCTCGGCTCGCCGCCCACCTCTCCCCGGAGCCAGTACAACTTCATCGCAGACGTGGTGGAGAAGACGGCACCTGCCGTGGTTTATATCGAGATCTTGGGCCG GCACCCTTTCTCTGGCCGCGAAGTCCCTATCTCGAATGGCTCCGGATTCGTGGTGGCTGCCGACGGGCTCATCGTTACCAACGCCCATGTGGTGGCTGATCGGCGCCGAGTCCGTGTGAGGCTGCCTAGCGGCGACACGTATGAGGCAGTGGTCACAGCTGTGGATCCCGTCGCAGACATTGCCACGCTGAGGATTCAGACTAAG GAGCCTCTCCCCACACTGCCCCTGGGACGCTCAGCTGATGTCCGGCAAGGGGAGTTTGTTGTTGCCATGGGAAGTCCCTTTGCACTGCAGAACACAATCACATCTGGCATCGTCAGCTCTGCTCAGCGTCCAGCCAGAGACCTGGGCCTCCCCCAAACCAATGTGGAATACATCCAGACTGATGCTGCCATTGAT TTTGGAAACTCTGGAGGTCCCCTGGTTAACCTGGTGAGTGGGATATCCTTCTTTCCAAGAATCCCTGCCCCAGGTCAGTGTGGAATG GATGGGGAAGTGATTGGGGTGAATACCATGAAGGTCACAGCTGGGATCTCCTTTGCCATCCCTTCTGATCGCCTGCGAGAGTTTCTGCATCGTGGAGAAAAGAAGA ATTCTCATCTTGGAATCAGTGGGTCCCAGCGCCGCTACATTGGGGTGATGATGCTGACCCTGACTCCCAG CATCCTTGCTGAGCTACAGCTTCGAGAACCAAGCTTTCCTGATGTTCAGCATGGTGTGCTCATCCATAAAGTCATCCTGGACTCCCCTGCACACCG GGCTGGTCTACGGCCAGGTGATGTGATCTTGGCTATTGGGGAGCAGCTGGTACAAAATGCTGAAGATATTTATGAAGCTGTTCGAACCCAATCCCAGCTGGCAGTGCGGATCCGGCGGGGACCGGAAACACTGACCTTATATGTGACCCCTGAAATCACAGAATGA
- the HTRA2 gene encoding serine protease HTRA2, mitochondrial isoform X2 — protein MAALRAGQGAGWSLRGWRALGGVRWGKGPPLTPDLRALLTSGTPDPRARVTYGTPSLRARLSVGVPEQRTCLTSGTSDSRAQLTAGTPDPRTREDSGTPGTRLRVWLAVALGAGGAVLLLLWRGGRGPPAVLASVLGSPPTSPRSQYNFIADVVEKTAPAVVYIEILGRHPFSGREVPISNGSGFVVAADGLIVTNAHVVADRRRVRVRLPSGDTYEAVVTAVDPVADIATLRIQTKEPLPTLPLGRSADVRQGEFVVAMGSPFALQNTITSGIVSSAQRPARDLGLPQTNVEYIQTDAAIDFGNSGGPLVNLDGEVIGVNTMKVTAGISFAIPSDRLREFLHRGEKKNSHLGISGSQRRYIGVMMLTLTPSILAELQLREPSFPDVQHGVLIHKVILDSPAHRAGLRPGDVILAIGEQLVQNAEDIYEAVRTQSQLAVRIRRGPETLTLYVTPEITE, from the exons ATGGCTGCACTGAGGGCGGGGCAGGGTGCAGGCTGGAGCCTACGGGGATGGCGGGCTTTGGGGGGGGTTCGCTGGGGGAAGGGACCCCCGTTGACCCCTGACCTCCGGGCCCTGCTGACGTCAGGTACTCCTGACCCTCGGGCCCGAGTGACTTATGGGACCCCCAGTCTCCGGGCCCGGTTGTCTGTGGGGGTCCCTGAACAACGGACATGTCTGACATCGGGGACTTCAGATTCCCGAGCACAGCTGACTGCGGGAACCCCAGACCCCCGGACGCGGGAGGACTCAGGGACCCCTGGAACCCGTCTGCGCGTGTGGCTGGCGGTGGCGCTGGGCGCCGGGGGGGCAGTGCTCTTGTTGTTGTGGCGCGGGGGTCGGGGTCCTCCGGCCGTCCTCGCCTCGGTCCTCGGCTCGCCGCCCACCTCTCCCCGGAGCCAGTACAACTTCATCGCAGACGTGGTGGAGAAGACGGCACCTGCCGTGGTTTATATCGAGATCTTGGGCCG GCACCCTTTCTCTGGCCGCGAAGTCCCTATCTCGAATGGCTCCGGATTCGTGGTGGCTGCCGACGGGCTCATCGTTACCAACGCCCATGTGGTGGCTGATCGGCGCCGAGTCCGTGTGAGGCTGCCTAGCGGCGACACGTATGAGGCAGTGGTCACAGCTGTGGATCCCGTCGCAGACATTGCCACGCTGAGGATTCAGACTAAG GAGCCTCTCCCCACACTGCCCCTGGGACGCTCAGCTGATGTCCGGCAAGGGGAGTTTGTTGTTGCCATGGGAAGTCCCTTTGCACTGCAGAACACAATCACATCTGGCATCGTCAGCTCTGCTCAGCGTCCAGCCAGAGACCTGGGCCTCCCCCAAACCAATGTGGAATACATCCAGACTGATGCTGCCATTGAT TTTGGAAACTCTGGAGGTCCCCTGGTTAACCTG GATGGGGAAGTGATTGGGGTGAATACCATGAAGGTCACAGCTGGGATCTCCTTTGCCATCCCTTCTGATCGCCTGCGAGAGTTTCTGCATCGTGGAGAAAAGAAGA ATTCTCATCTTGGAATCAGTGGGTCCCAGCGCCGCTACATTGGGGTGATGATGCTGACCCTGACTCCCAG CATCCTTGCTGAGCTACAGCTTCGAGAACCAAGCTTTCCTGATGTTCAGCATGGTGTGCTCATCCATAAAGTCATCCTGGACTCCCCTGCACACCG GGCTGGTCTACGGCCAGGTGATGTGATCTTGGCTATTGGGGAGCAGCTGGTACAAAATGCTGAAGATATTTATGAAGCTGTTCGAACCCAATCCCAGCTGGCAGTGCGGATCCGGCGGGGACCGGAAACACTGACCTTATATGTGACCCCTGAAATCACAGAATGA